In a single window of the Rhizobium tropici CIAT 899 genome:
- a CDS encoding tyrosine phosphatase family protein codes for MSVLLSPELTVCGIEELPDQRLRNVTHVLSLLDPEYPELDVFHSYAEHHRTTLRFHDIIASALGRVMPQPEHVEAILKFGSEFQARQDAEAPSHLLVHCHMGVSRSTAAMLSLMAQSNPEESGESLFARLIAIRPQAWPNSQMIGFADEQLGRNGDLKAALARHYGRQIKGRPDFVEWMTRLGRQAELDMAIPA; via the coding sequence ATGAGCGTGCTTCTTTCTCCTGAACTCACGGTTTGCGGCATTGAGGAGTTGCCCGATCAGCGCTTGCGAAACGTCACCCACGTGCTTTCCCTCCTCGATCCGGAATATCCCGAGCTCGACGTCTTCCATTCCTACGCGGAGCACCATCGCACGACGTTGCGTTTTCACGACATCATAGCGTCAGCGCTGGGTCGCGTGATGCCGCAGCCGGAACATGTCGAAGCGATCCTGAAATTCGGCTCCGAGTTTCAGGCTCGGCAAGACGCTGAGGCGCCGAGCCATCTGCTGGTGCATTGCCATATGGGCGTATCGCGCTCGACCGCAGCCATGCTCTCATTGATGGCGCAATCAAACCCCGAAGAATCGGGGGAGAGCCTCTTTGCTCGCCTGATTGCCATCCGCCCGCAGGCTTGGCCGAACTCTCAAATGATCGGCTTTGCCGACGAACAACTCGGCAGGAACGGCGACTTGAAGGCGGCACTTGCCCGCCACTATGGCCGGCAGATCAAGGGACGGCCCGACTTTGTCGAATGGATGACCCGCCTCGGACGCCAGGCGGAACTCGATATGGCAATCCCGGCGTAA